The Pseudomonas wenzhouensis genome has a segment encoding these proteins:
- a CDS encoding efflux RND transporter permease subunit, producing MHTLIAAALDRSRTTILILLFLLCGGLVAYIAMPKESNPDVAIPIIYVSVTLEGISPEDGERLLVRPLEQELRSLEGVKEMRSVSNEGHASVTLEFDAGFDAKVALADVREKVDTARSKLPEEADEPTVTEVNVALFPVLSVGLSGPIAETELVYIARRLKENIEGIAEVLSVEIGGDREDLLEIVVDPQVLDSYGIDYNELFNLVSRNNRLVAAGSLDTGAGRMSMKVPGVIENLEDVMSMPIKVVGDSVVTFADVATIRRTFKDPTGFARINGQPAIVLEVAKRSGANIIETIDQVKALMEQAKPLLPPGVEVSYIMDQSQEVQNMLSDLLNNVLAAIVLVLILVVASMGMRSALLVGLTIPGAFLSGILLIWLLGFTLNIVVLFSLILVAGMLVDGAIVVSELADRYLQQGQTPRQAWANAATRMAWPVIASTATTLVVFLPLLFWPGVVGQFMKYLPATVILCLLASLAMALVFLPVLGAVTGGQARPQAAAPNATGNAYRSVLITLLKRPGLTLLGMLTLVALIYVGYGRFNHGVEFFPDVEPESAQIWLRARGDLSVQEKDALLRQVEKQVIGMPEVKALYARSLAQPDGQLGADVIGTLQFQFVDWHQRRPANDILAEMSQRTAGIPGVVLEFRKQEQGPTDGKPVKLQISALDPALGEQWVERVRSEMQKLGGFVDIEDDRALPGIEWRIKVDREAAARFGADVLSVGNAVQMITNGLKLATYRPEDATDEVDIRVRLPGNWRSLDQLGRLTLNTPAGQVPLSNFVDLQPAPKVGTLRRVDGDRTITLQADLAEGARLDERLRALREALGEVPAEVKVQFAGEDADQREAATFLMSAFVVAIFLMAIILVTQFNSLYQAALVLSAIVLSTAGVLMGLLINGQSFGIVMVGMGLIALAGIVVNNNIILIDTYNQLRSQGLQPREAALETGCLRLRPVLLTAVTTILGLMPMVLSVNVDLVTPSLGFGAPSTQWWTQLSSAIAGGLAFATVLTLLLTPCLLVLGARFERRPPPLETYDTDLLDLPEHLIAPRPAKEQLLRTD from the coding sequence ATGCATACACTGATTGCCGCCGCACTCGACCGCAGCCGCACCACCATCCTGATCCTGCTGTTCCTGCTCTGTGGCGGGCTGGTGGCCTACATTGCCATGCCCAAGGAGTCCAACCCGGATGTGGCAATTCCCATCATCTACGTCTCGGTGACCCTCGAAGGCATCAGCCCGGAAGACGGTGAGCGTTTGCTGGTGCGCCCGCTGGAACAGGAACTGCGCAGCCTGGAAGGCGTCAAGGAAATGCGCTCGGTGTCCAATGAAGGCCATGCCTCGGTGACCCTGGAATTCGACGCCGGCTTCGACGCCAAGGTGGCGCTGGCCGACGTGCGTGAGAAAGTCGACACCGCGCGCAGCAAGCTGCCTGAAGAGGCTGACGAGCCGACCGTCACCGAAGTCAACGTGGCGCTGTTCCCGGTGCTGTCGGTGGGATTGTCCGGCCCCATCGCCGAAACCGAGTTGGTGTACATCGCAAGGCGCCTGAAAGAGAACATCGAAGGCATTGCCGAGGTGCTGTCGGTGGAAATCGGCGGCGACCGCGAAGACCTGCTGGAAATCGTCGTCGATCCGCAGGTGCTCGACAGCTACGGCATCGACTACAACGAGCTGTTCAACCTGGTCAGCCGCAACAACCGCCTGGTCGCCGCCGGCAGCCTGGATACCGGCGCCGGACGCATGAGCATGAAGGTACCGGGCGTTATCGAAAATCTCGAAGACGTGATGAGCATGCCGATCAAGGTGGTCGGCGACAGCGTGGTCACCTTCGCCGATGTCGCCACCATCCGCCGCACCTTCAAGGACCCGACCGGCTTCGCCCGCATCAATGGCCAGCCCGCCATCGTGCTGGAAGTGGCCAAGCGCAGTGGCGCCAACATCATCGAGACCATCGATCAGGTCAAGGCACTGATGGAGCAGGCCAAACCCCTGCTGCCGCCGGGTGTTGAAGTCAGCTACATCATGGATCAGTCGCAGGAAGTGCAGAACATGCTCAGCGACCTCCTCAACAACGTGCTGGCGGCCATCGTTCTGGTGCTGATCCTGGTAGTGGCGAGCATGGGCATGCGTTCGGCACTGCTGGTCGGCCTGACCATTCCTGGCGCCTTCCTCAGTGGCATCCTGCTGATCTGGTTGCTTGGCTTCACTCTCAATATCGTCGTGTTGTTCAGCCTGATCCTGGTAGCCGGCATGCTGGTCGACGGCGCCATCGTCGTCTCCGAACTGGCCGATCGCTACCTGCAACAGGGCCAAACGCCGCGTCAGGCCTGGGCCAACGCCGCGACACGAATGGCCTGGCCGGTGATCGCCTCCACCGCCACCACATTGGTCGTGTTCCTGCCGCTGCTGTTCTGGCCCGGCGTGGTCGGCCAGTTCATGAAATACCTGCCGGCCACGGTGATTCTCTGCCTGCTGGCCTCGCTGGCCATGGCGCTGGTATTCCTGCCAGTGCTCGGCGCCGTCACGGGTGGCCAGGCTCGACCACAAGCGGCAGCGCCCAACGCCACAGGCAACGCCTATCGCAGCGTACTGATAACGCTGCTCAAGCGCCCCGGCCTGACACTTCTGGGCATGCTGACCCTGGTCGCGTTGATCTATGTCGGCTACGGCCGCTTCAACCATGGCGTGGAGTTCTTCCCAGACGTCGAACCGGAAAGCGCGCAAATCTGGCTGCGTGCCCGCGGCGATCTGTCAGTGCAGGAGAAGGACGCCTTGCTGCGGCAAGTGGAAAAACAGGTGATCGGCATGCCTGAGGTCAAGGCGCTGTATGCGCGCTCCCTGGCGCAGCCGGACGGCCAGCTCGGCGCCGACGTGATCGGCACCCTGCAGTTCCAGTTCGTCGACTGGCACCAGCGCCGCCCGGCCAATGACATCCTGGCCGAAATGAGCCAACGCACCGCCGGCATTCCCGGCGTGGTGCTGGAGTTCCGCAAGCAGGAACAGGGCCCAACCGACGGCAAGCCGGTAAAACTGCAGATCAGCGCGCTGGACCCGGCACTGGGCGAACAGTGGGTCGAGCGTGTGCGCAGTGAGATGCAGAAGCTTGGCGGCTTCGTCGACATCGAGGACGACCGCGCACTGCCCGGCATCGAATGGCGCATCAAGGTCGACCGCGAGGCTGCCGCGCGCTTCGGCGCAGACGTACTCAGCGTCGGCAATGCGGTGCAGATGATCACCAACGGCCTGAAACTGGCGACCTACCGCCCCGAAGATGCCACTGACGAAGTGGACATCCGCGTGCGCCTGCCCGGCAACTGGCGCTCGCTCGACCAACTCGGCCGCCTGACCCTCAACACACCGGCCGGCCAGGTGCCGCTGAGCAACTTCGTCGACCTGCAGCCGGCGCCCAAGGTCGGCACCCTGCGCCGCGTCGACGGTGACCGCACCATCACCCTGCAGGCCGACCTGGCCGAAGGCGCGCGCCTGGACGAACGCCTCAGAGCATTGCGTGAAGCGCTTGGCGAAGTGCCGGCCGAGGTCAAGGTACAGTTCGCCGGCGAAGATGCCGACCAGCGCGAGGCGGCCACCTTCCTGATGAGCGCCTTCGTGGTCGCCATCTTCCTCATGGCGATCATCCTGGTGACCCAGTTCAACAGCCTGTACCAGGCTGCATTGGTGCTGTCGGCCATCGTCCTGTCCACCGCCGGCGTGCTGATGGGCCTGCTCATCAACGGCCAGTCGTTCGGCATCGTCATGGTCGGCATGGGCCTGATCGCCCTGGCCGGCATCGTGGTGAACAACAACATCATCCTCATCGACACCTACAACCAACTGCGCAGCCAGGGTCTGCAACCCCGCGAAGCGGCGCTGGAAACCGGCTGCCTGCGTTTGCGCCCGGTATTACTGACGGCCGTCACCACGATCCTTGGGCTGATGCCCATGGTGCTCAGCGTCAACGTCGACCTAGTCACGCCGAGCCTCGGCTTCGGCGCACCCTCGACCCAATGGTGGACGCAACTCTCCAGTGCCATCGCCGGTGGCCTGGCCTTCGCCACGGTGCTGACCTTGCTGCTCACCCCCTGCCTGCTGGTACTCGGCGCCCGCTTCGAGCGCCGCCCGCCACCGCTGGAGACTTACGACACCGACCTGCTCGACCTGCCTGAACACCTGATCGCCCCTCGCCCGGCCAAGGAGCAACTGCTGCGCACCGACTGA
- a CDS encoding efflux RND transporter periplasmic adaptor subunit → MFAQLSKRPWIIAVLITVVLLLWLLSGDRFVARDEVQAEPDKPATSAELARVEVTWLEAQPMQRQHVVQGQIEAWRRVELRAQVSGSVQKLDQDKGNRVAADQLLLSISPDDRPAQVARSEADVRQRQSDVTAAKRLRERSLVSANELMRLESELAKARAELDSARLQLRNTKVKAPFAGIYDQRMVELGDFVQPGQSLLTLVDIDRLKVSAQIAQQQVTQLELGQLVNVELLDGRTLQGELHFIAAAADPGSRSFRIEVKVDNPNGLRLAGASATLHIQTGEAMAHRLSPALLSLDENGRHGVKWVNDTQRVEFTPVELISVDNQGAWVSGLPPKVALITLGQGFVQPGQQVTVQLAAEGS, encoded by the coding sequence ATGTTCGCGCAACTGAGCAAACGCCCCTGGATCATCGCCGTTCTCATCACCGTCGTGCTGCTGCTCTGGCTGCTCAGCGGCGACCGCTTCGTCGCCCGCGACGAAGTACAGGCCGAGCCCGACAAACCGGCTACAAGCGCGGAATTGGCGCGGGTCGAGGTGACCTGGCTGGAAGCCCAGCCAATGCAGCGCCAGCATGTGGTGCAGGGCCAGATCGAGGCCTGGCGCCGCGTGGAACTGCGCGCCCAGGTCAGCGGCAGCGTGCAGAAGCTGGATCAGGACAAGGGCAACCGCGTCGCCGCCGATCAACTGCTGCTGAGCATTTCGCCGGATGACCGCCCGGCGCAGGTCGCACGCAGCGAAGCAGACGTACGCCAGCGCCAGAGCGACGTCACCGCCGCCAAGCGCCTGCGCGAACGCAGCCTGGTATCGGCCAACGAGCTGATGCGCCTGGAGAGCGAGCTGGCCAAGGCCCGCGCCGAACTCGACAGCGCCCGCCTGCAACTGCGCAACACCAAGGTGAAAGCGCCATTCGCCGGCATCTATGACCAGCGCATGGTCGAGCTGGGCGATTTCGTCCAGCCCGGCCAAAGCCTGCTGACCCTGGTGGACATCGACCGCCTCAAGGTCAGCGCACAGATCGCCCAGCAACAGGTGACCCAGCTCGAACTGGGGCAGTTGGTAAACGTTGAACTGCTCGATGGCCGCACACTGCAAGGCGAGCTGCACTTTATCGCCGCAGCCGCCGACCCGGGTTCGCGCAGCTTCCGCATCGAGGTCAAGGTGGACAACCCCAACGGCCTGCGCCTGGCCGGTGCCAGCGCCACCTTGCATATCCAGACCGGCGAGGCCATGGCCCATCGCCTGTCCCCCGCCCTGCTCAGCCTGGATGAAAACGGCCGCCACGGCGTCAAGTGGGTCAATGACACGCAGCGCGTGGAGTTCACCCCAGTCGAGCTGATCAGCGTCGACAACCAGGGCGCCTGGGTCAGCGGCCTGCCGCCGAAAGTGGCGTTGATCACCCTTGGCCAGGGCTTCGTTCAGCCCGGCCAACAGGTGACGGTGCAACTCGCCGCCGAGGGCAGTTGA
- a CDS encoding TetR/AcrR family transcriptional regulator, with the protein MRYQDQLFQQRESALLEAARQLFHEQSWDRVTIAEVARHAGIGKGTVYKHFTSKEALYARLVLDCSRQNLAELQEIACSAPAEQAMRRVIRRSFELLQADPLQAQLCLLCDRPAFQERLEPPYREQFVELEGQYMNLFSSLLQSSFRDLPLSPAHCQDLLWGVEACVNGVMARIASGGFAHWAEYIELDAYFDRVTDFIIAGLQGQAAALLAAPATHE; encoded by the coding sequence ATGCGCTATCAAGATCAACTTTTCCAGCAACGTGAAAGCGCCCTGCTCGAAGCCGCTCGCCAGCTCTTCCATGAACAATCCTGGGATCGCGTCACCATTGCCGAGGTGGCGCGTCATGCCGGCATCGGCAAAGGCACCGTGTACAAACACTTCACCAGCAAGGAAGCGCTCTACGCGCGCCTGGTGCTGGACTGCTCACGCCAAAACCTGGCCGAACTGCAGGAAATCGCCTGCAGCGCACCCGCTGAACAGGCGATGCGCCGCGTCATTCGTCGTTCTTTCGAGCTGCTGCAGGCCGACCCGCTGCAAGCGCAACTTTGCCTGCTGTGTGACCGCCCGGCTTTTCAGGAGCGCCTGGAACCTCCCTACCGCGAGCAATTCGTCGAGTTGGAAGGCCAGTACATGAATCTGTTCAGCAGCTTGCTGCAGAGCAGCTTCCGTGACCTGCCGCTCTCCCCGGCGCACTGCCAGGATCTGCTGTGGGGCGTGGAGGCCTGCGTCAACGGCGTCATGGCGCGCATCGCATCCGGCGGTTTCGCGCACTGGGCCGAATACATCGAGCTGGACGCGTACTTCGACCGCGTCACCGACTTCATCATCGCCGGCCTGCAGGGCCAGGCCGCCGCGCTGCTGGCAGCGCCCGCCACTCACGAGTAA
- the metR gene encoding transcriptional regulator MetR — protein MLELRHLKTLHALRETDSLVEAAERLHLTQSALSHQFKELEERLGLQLFVRKTKPVRFTSAGLRLLQLADATLPLLRGAERDLARLAGGTAGRLHMAIECHSCFQWLMPTIDQFRDAWPEVELDLASGFSFAPLPALARGDLDLVVTSDPIELAGITYVPLFTYEAMLAVANQHRLAHKAFIQPQDLATETLITYPVERDRLDIFTGFLEPNDIEPAQVRTSELTVMMMQLVASGRGVCGLPNWALHEYSSRGYVSAKRLGEKGLFATLYAAIRTDMLDSPFMRDFLLTAKDTSFANLEGVSVAR, from the coding sequence ATGCTCGAGCTACGCCACCTGAAAACCCTGCACGCCCTGCGCGAAACCGACAGCCTGGTGGAGGCCGCCGAGCGCCTGCACCTGACCCAGTCGGCGCTGTCGCATCAGTTCAAGGAGTTGGAAGAACGTCTCGGCCTGCAACTGTTCGTACGCAAGACCAAACCCGTGCGCTTCACCAGCGCCGGCCTGCGTCTACTGCAGCTGGCCGACGCCACCTTGCCCCTGTTGCGTGGCGCCGAGCGTGATTTGGCACGCCTGGCCGGTGGCACCGCTGGCCGCTTGCACATGGCCATCGAGTGCCACAGCTGCTTCCAGTGGCTGATGCCGACCATCGACCAATTCCGCGACGCCTGGCCGGAAGTGGAGCTGGACCTGGCCTCGGGCTTCTCCTTCGCCCCGCTGCCGGCCCTGGCCCGTGGCGACCTGGACCTGGTGGTGACCTCAGATCCGATCGAGCTGGCTGGCATCACCTACGTACCACTGTTCACCTACGAGGCGATGCTCGCCGTGGCCAATCAGCATCGCCTGGCGCACAAGGCCTTTATCCAGCCCCAGGACCTGGCCACGGAAACCCTGATCACCTACCCGGTGGAACGTGATCGCCTGGATATCTTCACCGGTTTTCTCGAACCCAACGACATCGAGCCGGCACAGGTTCGCACCTCCGAGTTGACGGTGATGATGATGCAGCTGGTGGCCAGCGGTCGTGGCGTATGCGGCCTGCCCAACTGGGCGCTGCACGAGTACAGCTCGCGCGGCTACGTCAGTGCCAAGCGCCTCGGAGAAAAGGGCCTGTTCGCCACCCTCTACGCCGCGATCCGCACCGACATGCTCGACTCACCGTTCATGCGCGACTTCCTGCTCACAGCCAAGGACACCTCCTTCGCCAATCTCGAAGGCGTCAGCGTGGCGCGCTGA
- the metE gene encoding 5-methyltetrahydropteroyltriglutamate--homocysteine S-methyltransferase, translated as MALSHSLGFPRIGRDRELKKALEAHWKGELDEAGLRAVGQRLRAEHWQLQKDAGIDLLPVGDFAWYDQVLAHSLAFGVIPERFRPAAGKPTLDTLFAMARGAVANKSSVTCCGGAHAQEMTKWFDTNYHYLVPEFSADQPFALSWEQLFEEVAEAHALGHKVKPVLIGPLTYLWLGKAKGSDFDKLELLESLLPVYGEIFQRLAAQGVEWVQIDEPILVLDLPQEWKNAFERAYNLIQREPCKKLIATYFGGLEDNLGLAANLPVDGLHIDLVRAPEQYPTILDRLPAYKVLSLGVVNGRNVWRCDLDKALEVLRHAHERLGERLWVAPSCSLLHSPVDLAREDQLDAELKSWLAFAVQKCQEVALLGKALAAPEDAVVHAALEASRAVRAARAASKRIHKPEVQARLAAIRPRHAQRQSPFAERIEQQRERLQLPLLPTTTIGSFPQTSAIRLARQSFRQGTLSAAEYTEAMHSEIRHAVQIQERLGLDVLVHGEAERNDMVEYFAEQLDGYAFTRFGWVQSYGSRCVKPAVIVDDLSRPKAMTVEWITYAQSLTDKVMKGMLTGPVTMLMWSFPREDVPREVQARQLALAIRDEVVDLEAAGIRIIQIDEAAFREGLPLRQAAWQPYLDWATEAFRLTASGVRDETQIHTHMCYSEFNDVIESIAAMDADVITIETSRSDMELLAAFEKFAYPNDIGPGVYDIHSPRVPDSVEMAELLRKAARRIPLERLWVNPDCGLKTRAWPETEAALVNMVAAARQLRAELA; from the coding sequence ATGGCCCTGTCCCATTCCCTCGGCTTCCCGCGCATCGGCCGCGACCGCGAACTGAAAAAAGCCCTCGAAGCCCACTGGAAAGGTGAGTTGGACGAAGCCGGCCTGCGCGCCGTGGGCCAGCGTCTGCGCGCCGAACACTGGCAACTGCAGAAGGACGCCGGTATCGACCTGCTGCCGGTGGGCGACTTCGCCTGGTACGACCAGGTGCTCGCTCATTCCCTGGCTTTTGGCGTGATTCCCGAGCGCTTTCGCCCGGCTGCCGGCAAGCCGACGCTGGATACCCTGTTCGCCATGGCCCGTGGGGCCGTTGCAAACAAGAGCAGCGTTACGTGCTGCGGCGGTGCTCATGCCCAAGAGATGACCAAGTGGTTCGATACCAACTACCACTACCTGGTGCCGGAATTCAGCGCGGATCAGCCGTTCGCCCTGAGCTGGGAGCAGCTGTTCGAGGAGGTGGCTGAGGCGCATGCCCTTGGGCACAAGGTCAAACCGGTCCTGATCGGCCCACTGACCTACCTGTGGCTGGGCAAGGCCAAGGGGAGCGACTTCGACAAGCTGGAACTGCTCGAAAGCCTGCTGCCGGTCTATGGCGAAATCTTCCAGCGCCTGGCCGCGCAGGGCGTGGAATGGGTACAGATCGATGAGCCGATCCTGGTGCTCGACTTGCCGCAGGAGTGGAAGAACGCCTTCGAGCGCGCCTACAACCTGATCCAGCGCGAACCGTGCAAGAAGCTGATCGCCACCTATTTTGGTGGCCTGGAAGACAACCTCGGTCTGGCTGCCAACCTGCCGGTGGACGGTCTGCATATCGACCTGGTGCGTGCGCCGGAGCAGTACCCGACCATTCTCGACCGGCTGCCGGCTTATAAAGTGTTGTCGCTGGGCGTGGTCAACGGGCGCAACGTCTGGCGCTGTGATCTGGACAAGGCGCTGGAGGTGCTGCGTCACGCTCACGAGCGCCTGGGTGAGCGGCTGTGGGTGGCGCCGTCCTGCTCGCTGCTGCACAGCCCGGTGGATCTGGCCCGTGAGGATCAGCTCGATGCCGAACTGAAGAGCTGGCTGGCCTTCGCGGTGCAGAAATGCCAGGAGGTGGCGTTGCTTGGCAAGGCGCTGGCCGCGCCGGAAGATGCCGTCGTACACGCCGCACTTGAGGCAAGCCGCGCGGTACGGGCCGCTCGTGCAGCTTCAAAACGTATTCACAAGCCTGAGGTGCAGGCGCGCCTGGCGGCGATTCGCCCGCGTCATGCCCAGCGTCAGTCGCCGTTTGCCGAGCGCATCGAACAGCAGCGTGAGCGTCTGCAACTGCCCTTGCTACCGACCACCACCATCGGATCCTTCCCGCAAACCTCGGCTATCCGCCTGGCGCGGCAGTCGTTCAGGCAGGGCACGCTCAGCGCGGCCGAGTACACCGAGGCCATGCACAGCGAAATCCGCCATGCGGTGCAGATACAGGAACGCCTGGGCCTGGATGTGCTGGTGCATGGCGAGGCCGAGCGCAACGACATGGTCGAATACTTCGCCGAGCAACTTGATGGCTACGCCTTCACCCGCTTTGGTTGGGTGCAGAGCTACGGTTCGCGCTGCGTCAAACCGGCGGTGATCGTCGATGATCTGAGCCGGCCCAAGGCCATGACCGTGGAATGGATCACCTACGCCCAGAGCCTGACCGACAAGGTGATGAAAGGCATGCTCACCGGCCCGGTGACCATGTTGATGTGGTCGTTCCCGCGTGAGGACGTGCCCCGCGAAGTGCAGGCGCGGCAACTGGCGCTGGCGATTCGTGACGAGGTGGTGGATCTGGAGGCAGCTGGTATCAGGATCATCCAGATCGACGAGGCAGCGTTTCGCGAAGGGCTGCCGCTGCGCCAGGCGGCCTGGCAGCCCTATCTGGACTGGGCTACCGAGGCCTTCCGCCTGACCGCCAGCGGCGTGCGCGACGAAACGCAGATCCACACCCACATGTGCTACAGCGAGTTCAACGATGTGATCGAGTCCATTGCTGCGATGGATGCCGACGTGATCACCATCGAGACGTCGCGCTCGGATATGGAGCTGTTGGCCGCGTTTGAAAAGTTCGCCTACCCGAACGACATCGGCCCCGGCGTGTATGACATTCACTCGCCACGGGTGCCGGACAGCGTCGAGATGGCCGAGCTGTTGCGCAAGGCGGCGCGGCGTATCCCGCTCGAGCGCCTGTGGGTCAACCCCGACTGCGGCCTGAAGACCCGCGCCTGGCCGGAAACCGAGGCGGCGCTGGTCAACATGGTGGCCGCCGCCAGGCAGTTGCGCGCCGAGTTGGCCTGA
- a CDS encoding RNA-guided endonuclease InsQ/TnpB family protein, with product MQRLQAFKYELMPTGEQQRLMHRFAGSCRFVFNQALALQQANREAGGKFIGYVAMARQLTAWRNSTETVWLKEAPVHPLQHALKDLEKAYRNFFEQRADFPRFKRKGQRDSFRYPDPKQIKLDQANCRIFLPKLGWLRYRNSRPVLGELRNVTVSLSAGKWHVSIQTRREVETPLPQGRAVGIDLGIARFATLSDGTVYAPLNSFKRHETALRKAQQAMSRKVKFSANWKKAKARVQRLHARIGNARRDYLHKTSTAISQNHAMVCIEDLQVRNMSKSAAGTTEQPGRNVRAKSGLNKAILDQGWFEFRRQLDYKLAWRGGWLVTVPPQNTSRTCPCCGHVSADNRQTQARFACVECGFEDNADVVGAINVLRAGHARFACEVSGEVMPPAAGTHRSDSGAAQCRA from the coding sequence ATGCAGCGACTCCAAGCTTTCAAATACGAACTGATGCCGACCGGCGAACAGCAGCGCCTGATGCACCGCTTCGCCGGCTCCTGTCGGTTCGTGTTCAACCAGGCCTTGGCGTTGCAGCAAGCCAACCGCGAAGCCGGCGGCAAGTTCATCGGCTATGTGGCCATGGCCAGGCAGCTGACCGCCTGGCGCAACAGCACCGAAACGGTCTGGCTGAAAGAAGCGCCCGTTCATCCGCTGCAACATGCCCTCAAAGACCTCGAAAAAGCCTACAGGAACTTCTTCGAGCAGCGCGCCGACTTCCCACGCTTCAAGCGCAAGGGCCAGCGCGACAGCTTCCGTTACCCCGACCCGAAGCAAATCAAGCTGGATCAGGCCAACTGCCGGATCTTTCTGCCCAAGCTGGGCTGGCTGCGCTATCGCAACAGTCGGCCGGTGCTCGGCGAGCTGCGCAACGTCACCGTCAGCCTGAGCGCGGGCAAATGGCATGTCTCGATCCAGACCCGCCGTGAAGTGGAAACCCCGCTGCCGCAGGGCAGAGCCGTTGGCATCGACCTCGGTATTGCCCGCTTCGCCACCCTGAGCGATGGCACGGTCTACGCACCGCTCAATAGCTTCAAACGCCACGAAACCGCGCTGCGCAAGGCGCAGCAGGCCATGAGCCGCAAGGTGAAATTCAGCGCCAACTGGAAGAAGGCCAAGGCCCGAGTCCAGCGCCTTCACGCCCGCATCGGCAACGCCCGGCGCGACTACCTGCACAAGACCTCGACCGCGATCAGCCAAAACCACGCGATGGTGTGTATCGAGGACTTGCAGGTACGGAACATGTCCAAATCAGCAGCAGGCACGACCGAACAACCGGGTAGAAACGTTCGGGCCAAGTCTGGCCTGAACAAGGCCATCCTCGATCAAGGCTGGTTCGAGTTCCGCCGCCAACTGGACTACAAGCTGGCATGGCGGGGCGGCTGGTTGGTGACGGTGCCGCCACAGAACACGAGCCGCACCTGTCCGTGCTGCGGCCATGTGTCGGCGGACAACCGCCAGACACAGGCCCGGTTCGCGTGTGTGGAATGTGGCTTCGAGGACAACGCCGATGTGGTCGGCGCGATCAATGTGCTAAGGGCGGGACACGCCCGGTTCGCCTGTGAAGTGAGCGGTGAGGTAATGCCGCCAGCAGCAGGAACCCACCGAAGCGACTCAGGGGCGGCTCAATGCCGCGCCTGA
- a CDS encoding helix-turn-helix transcriptional regulator gives MLSFSEVCSLLRKSRSGLYKLMASDSNFPKPIKDGHARSARSYFAAREIAAYQEAKLAGRDAA, from the coding sequence ATGCTGAGCTTCAGCGAAGTCTGCAGCCTGCTGCGCAAGTCGCGCTCCGGGCTGTACAAGCTGATGGCCAGCGACTCCAACTTCCCGAAGCCCATCAAGGATGGCCATGCGCGCTCGGCCCGGTCTTACTTCGCGGCCCGGGAAATCGCCGCGTATCAGGAAGCCAAGCTGGCCGGGAGGGATGCAGCATGA
- the istB gene encoding IS21-like element ISPpu7 family helper ATPase IstB, translated as MLPHPTLDKLQTLRLHGMLKALNEQLKTPDIDSLSFEERLGLLVDRELTERDDKRLSSRLRQARLKHNACLEDIDYRSPRGLDKALILQLSGGQWLRDGLNLIIGGPTGVGKTWLACALAHQACRDGYSVRYLRLPRLLEELGLAHGDGRFAKLMSSYAKTDLLILDDWGLAPFTAEQRRDMLELLDDRYGQRSTLVTSQMPVDNWHELIGDPTLADAILDRLVHNAYRINLKGESMRKRTQKLTTPANPD; from the coding sequence ATGCTGCCCCATCCGACCCTGGACAAGCTGCAAACCCTGCGCCTGCACGGCATGCTCAAGGCGCTGAACGAACAACTGAAAACCCCGGACATCGACAGCCTGAGCTTCGAGGAACGCCTCGGCCTGCTGGTCGACCGCGAGCTGACTGAACGCGACGACAAGCGCCTCAGCAGCCGCCTGCGCCAGGCCCGGCTCAAGCACAACGCCTGCCTCGAAGACATCGACTACCGCAGCCCGCGCGGGCTGGATAAGGCGCTGATCCTGCAACTGAGCGGCGGCCAGTGGCTACGCGACGGCCTCAACCTGATCATCGGCGGCCCCACCGGCGTGGGCAAAACCTGGCTGGCCTGCGCCCTGGCCCACCAGGCCTGCCGGGACGGCTACAGCGTGCGCTACCTGCGTCTGCCGCGCCTACTGGAAGAGTTGGGCTTGGCTCATGGCGACGGGCGCTTCGCCAAGCTGATGAGCAGCTACGCCAAGACCGACCTGCTGATCCTCGACGACTGGGGCCTGGCGCCGTTCACCGCCGAACAGCGCCGCGACATGCTGGAGCTACTGGACGACCGCTACGGCCAGCGCTCGACCCTCGTGACCAGCCAAATGCCCGTGGACAACTGGCACGAACTGATCGGCGATCCAACCCTGGCCGATGCCATCCTCGACCGCCTGGTGCACAACGCTTATCGGATCAATCTGAAGGGTGAATCAATGCGCAAACGGACGCAGAAATTGACGACGCCAGCCAACCCGGACTAA